One Paenibacillus crassostreae DNA segment encodes these proteins:
- a CDS encoding winged helix-turn-helix transcriptional regulator, which produces MRVCNDGFQKEFIDEKRDMYAIAFTQNVLSGRWKYFIIWYLEGEKRRYTDIKNFLGGLSQGSLTKQLKELENDGVIKRDVYPEVPPRVEYSLTEKGIKLLPVLKKMEEFGKEYGEKPESL; this is translated from the coding sequence ATGAGAGTATGTAATGACGGATTTCAAAAAGAGTTTATTGATGAAAAAAGAGATATGTACGCAATAGCCTTTACCCAAAATGTACTTTCAGGACGCTGGAAATATTTCATTATCTGGTACTTGGAAGGGGAAAAACGCCGTTATACCGATATAAAAAATTTCCTGGGAGGCTTATCACAAGGCTCGCTGACAAAGCAGCTTAAAGAATTGGAGAACGATGGAGTTATTAAACGTGATGTGTATCCGGAAGTTCCGCCACGAGTAGAATATTCACTGACAGAGAAGGGAATCAAACTGCTGCCCGTCCTTAAAAAGATGGAGGAATTCGGTAAAGAATACGGGGAGAAGCCTGAATCTCTTTGA
- a CDS encoding PfkB family carbohydrate kinase, whose protein sequence is MLDVIAIGEVLIDFTPAGRTAGGNEQFECNPGGAPANVAAALARLGASSALISKIGEDQFGTLLHNTLLSSGVDVSDVSFTNEASTTLAFVHLDDKGDRSFSFFRKPGADTLLHSKDVPLDRIETCQALHFGSLSMTHEPARTATKTAVLKAKEAGVLLSFDPNIRFALWESKEAAKQNILWGMKYVDILKISEEELFFITGTSDVEQGSLELQQQFSIVLIVVTLAEKGCYYRLAGQDGYVPGFQVKTIDTTGAGDAFLGCLLYKILETGSSLNDLTSQQIVSMLTFANAGGALVTTRKGALGSMPTTYEINQMIESNKQNNDERFRPGFHFSPPSHWLNDPNGLVFYEGSYHLFYQYHPYSNKWGPMHWGHAVSKDLVHWKHMPIALFPDEHGAIFSGCCVVDWNNSSGLFEGSHGLIALFTHADTCPESGQPRQRQSLAYSRDAGHTWHKYEGNPVLAEDELLDFRDPKVFWHPQSENWIMVIVAGDHTRFYRSKNLREWSLTGEFGKGEGSHDGVWECPDLFELPIDETGRSKWVLIISIGDNPNCPEGSRTQYFIGEFDGNTFINDNPADHIMWLDYGRDNYAGVSWSDIPEQDGRRVIIGWMSNWKYANETPTGSWRGAMTLPRALSLTNRNGGVILTQMPVREIEQLRKESMSWNDVAVTPETPFMQKMNEDLLEIEADIDVRSGEEVHIGLKSSGQSEIVIGYDPEHQWLFIDRSKSGVTDFHPSFATKHGAGMVAVNGKIKLHIWLDRNAVEVYADNGLVVLTDQIFPDAPIEEVGISTQSGQVVLDSLQIYTLKSIHIPACTTEQTAGRNDA, encoded by the coding sequence GTGCTTGATGTTATTGCTATCGGGGAAGTATTGATAGACTTTACTCCAGCGGGTCGCACAGCTGGGGGAAACGAGCAATTTGAATGCAATCCCGGAGGAGCTCCGGCTAATGTAGCAGCTGCGTTAGCTCGATTAGGAGCCAGCTCAGCATTGATTAGCAAGATTGGGGAGGACCAATTCGGTACATTACTGCATAACACACTACTTAGCAGTGGTGTTGATGTGTCTGACGTTTCTTTTACCAATGAAGCGAGTACAACGTTGGCATTTGTTCATCTAGATGACAAAGGAGACAGGTCCTTCAGTTTCTTTCGAAAGCCGGGAGCGGATACCCTCTTACACTCAAAGGATGTCCCACTCGATCGGATTGAAACTTGCCAGGCTCTACATTTTGGCTCGTTGTCCATGACCCATGAACCGGCTCGTACGGCAACAAAGACGGCAGTTCTTAAGGCAAAGGAAGCAGGAGTGTTGCTCTCATTCGATCCCAATATACGGTTTGCGTTATGGGAGAGCAAGGAGGCAGCAAAGCAGAATATTCTCTGGGGTATGAAGTATGTAGATATTTTGAAAATATCAGAAGAAGAGCTTTTCTTTATTACAGGTACCAGTGATGTGGAGCAGGGATCACTAGAGTTGCAACAACAATTCAGTATCGTGTTGATCGTCGTTACTTTAGCAGAAAAAGGCTGCTACTACCGTCTGGCTGGTCAGGATGGATATGTTCCGGGGTTTCAAGTGAAGACCATCGACACGACCGGAGCCGGGGATGCTTTTCTGGGATGCTTGTTGTATAAGATCCTGGAAACGGGAAGTTCTTTGAATGATCTGACCAGCCAGCAAATCGTTAGCATGCTGACTTTTGCTAATGCCGGCGGGGCGTTAGTAACAACACGAAAGGGGGCTCTTGGATCTATGCCCACAACATATGAGATTAACCAAATGATAGAGTCCAATAAACAGAACAATGATGAGCGTTTCAGACCGGGGTTTCATTTTTCACCTCCATCCCATTGGTTGAATGATCCGAACGGATTAGTATTTTACGAGGGAAGCTATCATCTATTCTATCAGTACCATCCTTACAGCAATAAATGGGGACCGATGCACTGGGGTCATGCAGTAAGTAAGGATCTGGTTCATTGGAAGCATATGCCGATCGCTCTGTTCCCTGATGAACATGGAGCCATATTCTCCGGTTGTTGTGTGGTGGACTGGAACAATAGCAGCGGATTGTTCGAAGGTTCCCATGGATTGATCGCGCTCTTTACCCATGCGGATACATGTCCAGAGTCTGGACAGCCACGCCAGCGGCAGAGTTTGGCTTACAGTCGTGATGCAGGACACACCTGGCACAAATATGAGGGGAATCCTGTCCTCGCTGAGGATGAGCTGCTTGACTTCCGGGACCCGAAGGTATTCTGGCATCCACAAAGCGAGAATTGGATTATGGTTATTGTTGCGGGTGACCATACCCGGTTTTACCGGTCCAAAAATCTGCGTGAATGGTCGTTAACTGGTGAATTCGGTAAAGGAGAGGGTTCGCATGACGGAGTTTGGGAATGCCCTGATCTGTTTGAATTGCCGATTGATGAGACCGGGCGTTCTAAATGGGTACTGATCATAAGCATCGGGGATAATCCCAACTGTCCGGAAGGATCACGTACGCAATATTTTATTGGAGAGTTCGACGGAAATACTTTCATTAATGACAATCCGGCCGACCATATCATGTGGCTGGATTATGGTAGAGACAACTATGCGGGAGTGAGCTGGTCGGATATACCTGAGCAAGACGGACGCCGTGTGATCATCGGGTGGATGAGTAACTGGAAGTATGCCAATGAGACACCTACGGGTTCGTGGAGAGGTGCCATGACTCTACCTCGTGCCTTGTCACTGACTAACAGAAATGGTGGAGTGATTTTGACTCAAATGCCTGTCCGAGAAATAGAACAGCTGCGTAAAGAATCAATGAGCTGGAATGACGTTGCTGTTACGCCAGAGACCCCCTTTATGCAGAAGATGAACGAAGACCTGCTGGAGATTGAAGCAGATATCGATGTTCGGTCCGGTGAAGAGGTTCATATTGGATTGAAATCCTCTGGGCAGAGCGAGATTGTTATTGGATATGACCCTGAACACCAATGGCTATTCATTGACCGTTCCAAATCGGGTGTGACGGATTTTCACCCATCGTTTGCTACCAAGCACGGTGCTGGAATGGTTGCGGTGAATGGAAAGATCAAGCTGCATATCTGGCTGGACCGCAATGCGGTTGAAGTGTATGCGGATAATGGCCTAGTTGTACTGACGGATCAAATTTTCCCTGACGCTCCGATTGAGGAAGTTGGGATAAGCACGCAATCAGGGCAGGTTGTACTGGATTCGCTTCAGATCTATACTCTTAAATCTATTCATATTCCAGCCTGTACAACAGAGCAGACTGCAGGGAGGAATGATGCATGA
- a CDS encoding LamG domain-containing protein: MSHTTDDRGLMMHWDFDEGTGANALESVSQVRDDIQYVFNQAEFTERSGPQWRQGVTGSGLLFDGYSTAIAHQVNKGDTNNAPEFRSALTIGVWVAPRFYDWGYEGKLAAIVNRHNMERKQGYLLGMFRHGSWSFQVGLEEGGWKGIWSPNGYELPKNEWSYVNCVFDGNQGELKLYLNGCEIASSAVPCGSRLAEAVGTDLLIGKNNHSSLWGKYSTSRCIAVSSMN, translated from the coding sequence ATGAGCCATACAACGGATGACCGAGGATTAATGATGCATTGGGATTTTGATGAAGGAACCGGAGCAAACGCTCTGGAGAGTGTATCCCAAGTCCGGGATGATATTCAGTACGTATTTAATCAAGCGGAGTTTACCGAACGGTCTGGTCCGCAATGGAGACAGGGAGTAACGGGAAGCGGTCTTCTGTTTGACGGTTACTCAACTGCTATTGCCCATCAGGTCAATAAGGGAGACACGAACAACGCTCCGGAATTTCGATCAGCACTAACTATAGGAGTGTGGGTAGCACCACGCTTTTATGATTGGGGCTATGAAGGTAAGTTGGCTGCCATTGTAAACCGCCACAATATGGAGCGCAAGCAGGGTTATCTGCTTGGCATGTTCCGACACGGCAGCTGGTCCTTCCAAGTTGGGCTCGAAGAAGGGGGCTGGAAGGGAATTTGGTCACCGAATGGCTACGAGCTTCCAAAGAATGAATGGTCTTACGTAAACTGTGTATTCGATGGGAATCAAGGCGAACTCAAGCTGTACTTGAACGGCTGTGAAATTGCTTCGTCTGCCGTGCCTTGCGGTTCACGGCTTGCCGAGGCAGTGGGCACGGATCTGCTCATTGGCAAGAATAATCACAGCAGCCTGTGGGGGAAGTATTCAACCTCCAGATGTATAGCGGTATCATCGATGAACTGA
- a CDS encoding S-layer homology domain-containing protein, which produces MMEAKKSKSWISSMVVLVMALQLVAPGISVSAEARVEVGEASIPKADMELSVTDAVYQIQNPGFETGDMSGWTVVRGEAFGQDSVSDESTWWAEQIPYNQEDSYHLNGWKHDEAATGVLRSTTFELGGSGWISFKLGGAKNPNKIYVNVVEANTGQSIARYGNSAFADVGFPNPDQGLRLANMEQYKADLSEYMGKKLYVEIVDNATSDWGVIFADAFLMYHPSEPVKGIFATDIKPDFKRYQIENPSFETGDLTGWTVVEGEAFGTNSVSDETTWWAEQIPYNQEGIYHLNGWKYAEAATGVLRSSTFELGGTGWITFRLGGGKHTDQVYVSVIDADTGDLIARYGNTEFNESAFPDPAQGLRLANMEQYKADLSKYIGKKLYLEIVDNGTVDWGVIFADAFNTFNELVPEEGVMADNILPTEMQNPGFETGNFDAWIVDGNAFQVTDEAQSGKEGNFYAKSSLEGQGSITSGIFTLQGTGTINFTVVGIDNPEDAYVALYDASTNALMKKTDDISANEEISLRMQEHYNKKLYIKVIDQSNQASISVDAFQSDAVGNIFYMNFDEGTGKKAFEEVSNLEHDVNYVFNSARYMASKDPRWTPRGVKGGALLFDGYSNDIEINAKNTIPVRDALTLEAWVAPRSYEWGDGNKLSTIVSQSNQDKAEGFELGMYRHGTWSMQVGIGGKWIQVWVKDHPLEKYKWNYVAATFDKKHGMIKLYLNGEEIASQATPVDIPITPSTEGLIIGKNNKPVELAGLFSYNMFSGLIDEVKLQNIALTSQEILAEYENVKTLHDGSIPEIPNGDIDEDPSVLDGDQHRPQYHAMPPQNWMNEAHAPIYYNGNYHLFYQHNPQGPYWHQIHWGHWVSDDMVHWENVRPALAPEAGDLDPDGAWSGSAAYDRDGNPVLFYTAGNDSLSPNQRTGLATPADLSDPNLEQWVKYSKPVTEQNGNGIHNEFRDPFVWYDEEVDKWYQLVTSGLQDFSSGTALVYVSDDMYNWEYKGPLFVSDRSLYPELGTVWELPVLLPLGKDSTGKQKYIFMVNPHEKPEHVAPANDVQRDVEVFYWIGTWDRDNFKFIPDQEAPSKMDVGDGYLTAESGMVTPDGRTVVYSMVQNVRTPQAEYQAGWAHNLALPVSLSLDDHDELRIEPIQELQSLRSTKLVDFADKNLQTANQLIQNVKGDMLEIVMEIDPGEAQKFGLKVRRSDNGQEATLIYYDKTDETFNVDRTKSSIDPDVRVDGIQGGYVDLDGENLKLHIFLDRSVVEAFANDKKKLTTRVYVGRYDSLGLKIWADKDITVKSMEVWNMNALTGEPATPVYVPDNWDNSVYTDITDLPNHDFATGDLTGWIAEGDAFKDVHVTNAQLFWDTIYFNPSQKIPGGYHLWGFNEAAGGDSSTGTLKSQNFVLGGNGKINFLVSGGRDMDKLYVALVRASDGKELFKEIATNYEEYQRKNWNASQYIGEELYIKVVDQSTGGFGHINVDDFNVPVKVQNPTNPSYPPAPTNPVNTDSLVSNGVTPSKPNSQNSLSFEMAKGERQVLFPVKTAANDGKNALKIKHSGAEIEVPAEVLKDLEGLVTRDELERAQISFEIDTLSADQIKELMERVESKNKADISALGEVYTFKLSILKADGTVLQLENFSKPVTIRMSVNENSRHALAGIYYIADDGSLKYAGGTYASDMITAEVSHFSMYSILNYDKSFNDVNASYWAHDVIKKMAAKQIVLGVSDTAFAPKQNVTRAEFVSIISRALGIKAANTTTFKDVDPTKWYASSIAAAFEAGIINGRSMDKFAPEETISREEMAVVILNIYQFQTGQKALAEGKNNFKDADAVSSWATDEVSAAQELGLTNGRGNELFMPQGKVNRAESAQIVSKLLDKINK; this is translated from the coding sequence ATGATGGAAGCCAAAAAAAGTAAATCATGGATCTCCAGTATGGTTGTATTGGTTATGGCTCTTCAGCTTGTGGCTCCAGGAATCTCGGTATCAGCCGAAGCCAGAGTTGAAGTTGGGGAAGCTTCTATTCCAAAGGCGGACATGGAATTGTCAGTTACGGATGCGGTCTATCAGATTCAGAATCCAGGCTTCGAAACAGGGGATATGTCAGGATGGACGGTTGTCAGAGGCGAAGCGTTCGGTCAGGACAGCGTATCGGATGAATCCACATGGTGGGCGGAACAAATACCGTACAACCAGGAAGACAGTTATCATTTAAACGGCTGGAAGCATGATGAAGCTGCTACAGGTGTTCTTCGATCCACCACCTTCGAGCTGGGCGGTAGCGGCTGGATCAGCTTCAAGCTTGGCGGTGCAAAAAATCCTAACAAGATATATGTAAATGTCGTGGAAGCCAATACGGGGCAAAGTATTGCGAGGTACGGCAACAGCGCATTCGCCGACGTTGGCTTCCCGAATCCCGATCAGGGCTTGCGGCTTGCTAATATGGAGCAGTATAAGGCGGATCTTTCTGAATATATGGGTAAGAAGCTGTATGTGGAGATCGTCGATAATGCAACCTCGGATTGGGGGGTAATATTTGCGGACGCCTTCCTCATGTACCATCCATCCGAACCGGTTAAAGGAATTTTCGCCACGGATATCAAGCCGGATTTCAAACGCTATCAAATCGAAAATCCCAGCTTTGAAACCGGAGATTTAACAGGATGGACGGTAGTGGAAGGCGAAGCGTTTGGTACGAATAGTGTATCGGACGAAACAACCTGGTGGGCAGAACAAATCCCGTACAACCAGGAAGGCATTTATCATTTAAACGGCTGGAAGTATGCTGAAGCCGCGACCGGCGTACTTCGTTCCAGCACCTTCGAGCTTGGAGGAACTGGTTGGATCACCTTCAGACTGGGCGGAGGCAAGCATACGGATCAAGTGTACGTGAGCGTCATTGATGCGGATACGGGAGACTTGATTGCCAGGTACGGAAATACCGAATTTAACGAGTCCGCGTTCCCGGATCCGGCACAGGGATTGAGACTCGCGAACATGGAACAGTATAAAGCCGATCTTTCCAAGTATATCGGAAAGAAACTATATCTAGAGATCGTCGATAATGGGACCGTGGATTGGGGGGTAATATTTGCGGACGCCTTCAACACCTTTAATGAACTTGTACCAGAAGAAGGGGTTATGGCGGATAATATTTTGCCGACCGAAATGCAGAATCCTGGTTTTGAAACCGGAAACTTCGATGCTTGGATCGTTGATGGTAATGCTTTTCAAGTAACCGATGAAGCTCAATCCGGTAAAGAAGGTAACTTTTATGCCAAGTCTTCCTTAGAGGGACAGGGCTCGATTACCTCGGGTATCTTCACGCTTCAAGGAACCGGGACGATTAACTTCACTGTTGTAGGTATCGACAATCCGGAGGACGCCTACGTCGCGCTATATGATGCCAGCACTAACGCGTTGATGAAGAAGACCGATGACATCAGTGCAAATGAGGAAATTTCCTTGAGAATGCAGGAACACTACAATAAGAAGCTTTATATCAAGGTTATCGATCAATCCAATCAAGCCAGTATTTCCGTTGATGCTTTTCAATCTGATGCTGTGGGTAACATATTCTACATGAATTTTGATGAAGGCACAGGCAAGAAGGCATTTGAGGAAGTAAGCAATCTTGAGCACGATGTGAATTATGTATTTAATAGCGCTAGATATATGGCTTCTAAAGACCCAAGATGGACTCCGCGCGGAGTAAAAGGTGGCGCCTTGCTGTTCGATGGTTACTCGAATGATATCGAGATCAATGCAAAGAATACTATTCCAGTACGTGACGCGTTAACGCTTGAAGCTTGGGTCGCGCCGCGCAGCTACGAATGGGGAGACGGAAACAAGCTATCAACAATCGTGAGCCAGTCCAATCAGGATAAAGCGGAAGGCTTCGAGCTTGGCATGTACCGGCACGGCACATGGTCGATGCAGGTCGGAATTGGCGGCAAGTGGATTCAAGTGTGGGTTAAAGATCATCCACTAGAAAAATACAAATGGAATTATGTGGCTGCTACCTTCGACAAGAAGCATGGCATGATTAAATTGTACTTGAACGGTGAGGAAATAGCTTCCCAAGCTACCCCTGTCGATATTCCGATTACACCATCTACCGAAGGTTTGATAATCGGTAAAAATAATAAACCCGTAGAGTTGGCAGGTTTGTTCTCATACAATATGTTCAGCGGACTTATAGATGAAGTAAAACTGCAAAACATAGCCCTTACAAGTCAGGAGATCCTTGCTGAATATGAGAATGTGAAAACTCTTCATGACGGCTCGATTCCAGAAATTCCAAATGGTGATATTGATGAAGACCCAAGTGTGCTTGATGGAGATCAGCACCGTCCCCAGTATCACGCAATGCCACCGCAAAACTGGATGAATGAGGCGCATGCACCGATTTATTATAACGGCAACTACCATTTGTTTTATCAGCATAACCCGCAAGGTCCATACTGGCATCAAATCCATTGGGGACATTGGGTTAGTGACGATATGGTTCACTGGGAAAATGTACGGCCTGCTCTTGCCCCCGAAGCGGGTGACCTTGATCCGGACGGAGCATGGTCAGGCAGTGCAGCGTATGATCGCGATGGCAATCCGGTACTTTTCTATACTGCTGGCAATGACTCCTTGTCACCGAACCAAAGAACCGGGCTGGCAACTCCAGCCGATTTGTCGGATCCCAATTTAGAGCAATGGGTGAAATATTCCAAACCGGTAACGGAGCAGAATGGCAATGGCATCCATAACGAGTTTCGTGATCCATTCGTATGGTACGACGAAGAGGTGGATAAGTGGTATCAGTTAGTGACGTCCGGCCTTCAAGACTTCAGCAGCGGCACAGCTTTGGTGTATGTATCCGACGATATGTACAACTGGGAGTATAAGGGGCCTTTATTTGTTAGTGACAGAAGCCTCTATCCGGAGCTCGGTACGGTATGGGAACTGCCGGTATTACTACCGTTAGGCAAGGATAGTACGGGCAAGCAAAAGTATATTTTTATGGTTAATCCTCATGAAAAGCCGGAGCATGTTGCTCCAGCTAACGATGTGCAAAGAGATGTTGAGGTTTTTTACTGGATTGGAACATGGGACCGCGATAACTTCAAATTTATACCTGATCAGGAGGCACCCTCCAAAATGGATGTAGGCGATGGTTATTTAACCGCAGAGAGCGGTATGGTCACACCTGATGGAAGAACGGTCGTCTACTCCATGGTGCAGAATGTAAGAACACCACAGGCTGAATATCAAGCCGGATGGGCTCATAATCTGGCATTGCCAGTTTCCCTAAGTCTGGATGATCATGATGAATTGCGCATTGAGCCGATTCAAGAATTGCAGAGTCTACGAAGTACTAAACTGGTTGATTTTGCAGACAAAAATCTACAGACTGCCAATCAATTGATCCAAAATGTCAAAGGCGACATGTTGGAGATTGTGATGGAAATTGATCCAGGTGAAGCCCAGAAATTCGGTCTCAAGGTGCGACGCTCCGATAACGGCCAAGAAGCAACACTGATTTACTACGATAAGACAGACGAGACCTTCAACGTGGATCGGACCAAGAGCAGTATTGATCCGGATGTGCGTGTGGATGGTATTCAAGGCGGGTACGTCGATCTTGACGGAGAGAATCTGAAGCTTCATATTTTCCTCGACCGTTCGGTAGTTGAAGCTTTTGCCAATGATAAGAAAAAGCTGACAACTCGCGTCTACGTAGGCCGATACGATTCTTTAGGCTTGAAGATCTGGGCTGACAAAGATATTACGGTCAAGTCGATGGAAGTATGGAATATGAATGCCTTGACGGGTGAACCGGCTACTCCGGTCTATGTTCCAGATAACTGGGACAACTCGGTGTATACCGATATTACGGATCTGCCTAATCATGATTTTGCTACAGGTGATTTAACAGGCTGGATAGCGGAAGGAGATGCCTTCAAGGATGTCCATGTGACCAATGCCCAGCTTTTCTGGGATACGATATATTTCAATCCGTCGCAAAAAATTCCAGGTGGCTATCATTTGTGGGGCTTCAACGAAGCAGCCGGTGGTGACAGCTCAACGGGAACGCTAAAATCACAGAATTTTGTCCTTGGCGGGAACGGTAAGATCAACTTCCTTGTCAGTGGCGGACGTGATATGGATAAGCTGTATGTTGCGCTGGTTCGGGCATCGGACGGCAAGGAGTTATTTAAAGAGATAGCAACCAATTATGAGGAATATCAACGGAAGAATTGGAATGCGTCGCAGTATATCGGTGAAGAGCTTTACATTAAGGTGGTTGACCAATCCACAGGCGGTTTTGGACATATTAACGTCGATGATTTCAACGTACCGGTTAAGGTGCAGAATCCGACCAATCCAAGCTATCCGCCTGCTCCAACCAACCCTGTCAATACGGACAGCCTCGTGAGCAATGGGGTTACCCCAAGCAAACCGAACAGTCAGAACAGCCTGTCATTCGAAATGGCAAAAGGAGAACGGCAGGTGCTGTTTCCGGTTAAAACGGCAGCAAATGATGGCAAGAACGCTTTAAAAATTAAACATAGCGGAGCAGAGATCGAAGTTCCTGCTGAGGTATTAAAGGATTTGGAAGGGCTGGTTACAAGAGACGAACTTGAACGCGCCCAAATCTCCTTTGAAATAGACACATTATCAGCAGATCAGATTAAAGAACTAATGGAACGTGTCGAAAGCAAGAATAAAGCAGACATATCCGCTTTAGGAGAGGTCTATACCTTCAAATTATCTATTCTGAAAGCTGATGGAACGGTACTTCAGCTTGAGAACTTCTCCAAACCAGTCACCATTAGGATGAGTGTAAATGAGAATTCTCGCCATGCTCTGGCTGGGATCTATTACATCGCCGATGACGGCAGCCTGAAGTATGCGGGCGGAACGTATGCAAGCGATATGATCACTGCGGAAGTGAGCCATTTCAGTATGTATTCCATCCTTAACTATGACAAATCGTTTAATGATGTTAATGCATCGTATTGGGCTCATGACGTGATTAAGAAGATGGCTGCGAAACAAATTGTTCTCGGTGTAAGCGACACGGCATTTGCACCAAAGCAAAACGTGACCAGAGCTGAGTTTGTCTCGATTATTAGCCGGGCACTGGGAATAAAGGCCGCGAACACAACTACATTCAAGGATGTTGATCCAACGAAATGGTACGCTTCTTCCATTGCCGCTGCATTCGAAGCGGGAATCATAAACGGTAGAAGCATGGATAAATTCGCACCAGAGGAAACCATAAGCCGTGAAGAAATGGCGGTCGTGATTCTTAATATTTATCAATTCCAGACAGGGCAGAAGGCTCTAGCAGAAGGAAAGAACAATTTTAAAGATGCCGACGCGGTCAGCTCCTGGGCTACAGATGAGGTCTCTGCTGCACAGGAGCTTGGCCTAACTAACGGCCGCGGCAATGAATTATTCATGCCTCAAGGAAAAGTGAATCGTGCAGAAAGTGCACAAATCGTCTCGAAATTGCTCGACAAGATCAATAAATAA
- a CDS encoding glycoside hydrolase family 32 protein, which translates to MYNRALSAEEVAASYQHVLESAHGGVKPQVQYDEIKLDRTPLLLDRHRPQYHVSPPAHWMNEPHAPIYFDGQYHLFYQHNPLGPFFYQIHWGHWVSKDLVHWRDLPVALAPEKDQLAPDGIWSGSATYDADGLPVLFFTAGNDSVSPNQSVALARSTYSENGDPDLVQWVKHPEPLIVQEKGMGAFGDFRDPFVWKDDDGWYALVGSGIEGEGGAALAFESQDMLNWTYKGPFYQADIQKFPYLGPIWELPVLLPLGIDNQGENKHLLLVSPVGKGADVEVFYWIGRLDKHNLSFIPDQEEPELIDVGDFHFTGPSGMVDPKTGRKIIFTIAQGDRTSELEYQSGWAHNGGLPLSVYLRGDGRLGIEPIQELQSLRGAKQLSFHDKSLTEANVLLRDVQGDMLEIQVELEPGGATQLGIKVRCTPDGEEETLLYYDLNEAKLLVDRTKTTQHPGEKCSGVQGGKLDLLGENLKLHIYLDRSMVEAYANGLKSLTTRVYPSRKDALGLELWGDGELVVKTMEVWNMQSIW; encoded by the coding sequence ATGTATAACCGGGCCTTAAGTGCAGAGGAAGTTGCCGCTTCATATCAGCATGTGCTGGAATCCGCACATGGAGGCGTTAAGCCTCAAGTGCAATATGATGAGATCAAGCTGGATCGGACACCTCTGTTGCTGGATCGGCATAGACCGCAGTATCATGTCAGCCCCCCCGCTCATTGGATGAACGAACCTCATGCGCCGATCTATTTTGACGGGCAATATCATTTGTTCTATCAGCATAACCCGTTAGGGCCGTTCTTTTATCAGATCCATTGGGGACATTGGGTAAGTAAGGATCTAGTGCATTGGCGTGATCTTCCCGTGGCCTTGGCACCTGAAAAGGACCAGCTTGCACCTGACGGGATCTGGTCGGGAAGCGCAACTTATGATGCAGACGGTCTGCCTGTCTTGTTCTTTACGGCGGGTAATGACAGTGTTTCGCCGAATCAGAGCGTGGCACTTGCCCGGAGCACTTATTCCGAGAATGGAGACCCGGATTTGGTTCAATGGGTCAAACATCCGGAACCGCTCATCGTACAGGAGAAGGGAATGGGCGCATTCGGGGATTTCCGCGATCCGTTCGTATGGAAGGACGATGACGGCTGGTATGCTCTAGTTGGATCGGGGATTGAAGGCGAAGGTGGAGCAGCATTAGCATTTGAGTCACAGGATATGCTGAATTGGACGTACAAAGGACCATTTTATCAAGCGGATATTCAGAAATTCCCCTATCTTGGACCTATCTGGGAGCTTCCTGTACTTCTTCCGCTTGGCATCGACAACCAGGGTGAGAACAAGCATCTACTGCTAGTCAGTCCCGTGGGAAAAGGGGCTGATGTCGAAGTATTCTATTGGATAGGACGACTTGATAAACACAATCTTTCGTTCATACCAGATCAAGAGGAGCCGGAACTGATTGACGTCGGTGATTTCCATTTTACCGGCCCAAGCGGAATGGTGGATCCAAAGACTGGCAGAAAGATCATATTTACAATTGCCCAAGGAGACCGGACGTCCGAGCTCGAATATCAATCGGGTTGGGCTCATAACGGCGGCTTGCCGCTAAGCGTATATTTAAGGGGTGACGGACGGCTGGGAATCGAGCCGATTCAGGAACTTCAATCCCTGCGCGGTGCTAAGCAGCTATCGTTCCATGACAAGTCATTGACTGAGGCTAATGTATTGCTAAGGGATGTTCAAGGTGACATGCTTGAAATTCAAGTGGAACTGGAACCGGGTGGTGCCACACAACTCGGAATCAAGGTCCGGTGTACACCGGATGGAGAAGAGGAAACTCTGTTGTATTATGATTTGAATGAAGCTAAACTCTTGGTGGATCGGACAAAAACGACACAACATCCGGGAGAAAAGTGCAGTGGAGTTCAGGGTGGTAAGCTGGATCTGCTAGGGGAGAATCTGAAGCTTCACATCTATTTGGATCGCTCAATGGTCGAAGCCTATGCCAATGGTTTGAAAAGTTTGACGACCCGAGTCTATCCGAGCCGTAAGGACGCCTTGGGGCTAGAGCTCTGGGGAGATGGAGAGCTCGTTGTTAAAACTATGGAAGTATGGAATATGCAGTCCATTTGGTAG